One Manihot esculenta cultivar AM560-2 chromosome 18, M.esculenta_v8, whole genome shotgun sequence genomic window carries:
- the LOC110606340 gene encoding protein FAM135B isoform X4, protein MWDTVQQIAIYIHRFHNLDLFQQGFYQIKVSMRWENDDYTSLATPSRVVQYEANDLSSGNINGAWRIDDTDNSFFTQPFRIKYARQDICLSVMVLFNLSLSKYKVPSTSAVILKFELMQAPITENIIELLAYLDASSVAVHEFRIPPKALFGLHSYCPIHFDMFHAVLVEASVHVCLLKASHAQASRVPCHPEDVAGESVDRSNQASDPVNLVGMNQIMLVKSLLVARDTLLEELQRLSKAVDRVIDLTDFMSKMNEMNMIDSILKAELGTANGETVAGQGNLQHGLEKENGTLDLQSDRLPYFLPREAVANIFQLLGAQLSYLWNTFLQFHRATNTEILEFLHNVWAKDRRAEWSIWMVYSKVDMPHHYISSGNSDSSHHIDEPVQIAATRAELHRQSIAQMRINTRSIQDMHIFGDPQRIPIIFVERVINSPRRTLSENSYFRNCDLIDSLGLLAAPRTESLKKLPSSSTSRRKARDLKIGVFVHGFQGHHLDLRLIRNQWLLIEPKTEILMSEANEDKTSGDFREMGLRLAEEVISFLQRKLGKYSRSGGPRDIKLSFVGHSIGNVIIRSALAESIMEPFRRHLYTYVSVSGPQLGYLYSSNSLFNSGMWFMKKFKGTHCIHQLTFTDDSDLQNTFFYKLCEQKTLENFRNIILISSPQF, encoded by the exons ATGTGGGACACAGTGCAACAAATTGCCATTTACATCCATAGGTTTCACAACCTTGACCTTTTTCAGCAAGG gttcTATCAAATTAAGGTCAGCATGAGATGGGAAAATGATGATTATACTTCTTTGGCAACTCCTTCTAGGGTTGTTCAATATGAAG CTAATGATCTGAGTTCCGGCAACATTAATGGGGCATGGAGAATCGATGATACAGACAATAGTTTCTTTACACAGCCTTTTCGGATTAAATATGCAAGGCAAGATATTTGTTTATCTGTCATGGTCTTGTTCAATCTATCTCTCAGTAAATATAAG GTTCCATCCACATCGGCCgttattttgaaatttgagCTTATGCAGGCTCCCATAACAGAGAATAT AATTGAGTTGCTAGCATATCTGGATGCTTCCTCTGTTGCAGTTCATGAATTTCGAATTCCTCCTAAAGCTCTTTTTGGATTGCATTCATATTGCCCAATCCATTTTGATATGTTTCATGCTGTGTTAGTTGAAGCAAGTGTCCATGTCTGTCTATTAAAAGCTTCTCATGCGCAGGCATCCAG AGTTCCCTGCCACCCTGAAGATGTTGCTGGTGAAAGTGTTGATAGGTCAAATCAA GCATCGGATCCCGTGAATCTTGTAGGCATGAACCAGATCATGCTTGTTAAATCATTGTTAGTTGCGCGTGACACTTTACTTGAAGAGCTGCAAAGACTTAGCAAAGCTGTTGACCGAGTCATTGACTTAACTGATTTCATGTCCAAAATGAATGAGATGAATATGATTGATTCTATCCTGAAGGCAGAGCTGGGCACTGCAAATGGTGAAACAGTTGCGGGGCAAGGCAATCTTCAACATGGTCTTGAG AAAGAAAATGGAACTTTAGATCTCCAAAGTGATAGGCTTCCCTACTTTTTACCAAGGGAAGCTGTGGCGAACATTTTTCAGTTGCTGGGTGCTCAATTATCATACTTGTGGAATACTTTTTTGCAGTTTCACAG GGCAACCAACACAGAGATACTGGAATTTCTCCATAATGTATGGGCTAAGGATCGCAGAGCTGAGTGGTCAATATGGATGGTGTACTCTAAGGTTGACATGCCTCATCATTATATAAGCAGTGGAAATAGCGATTCTTCCCACCATATTGATGAA CCTGTCCAGATTGCTGCTACACGTGCTGAGCTTCATCGACAAAGTATTGCCCAAATGAGG ATTAATACTCGGTCAATTCAAGACATGCATATATTTGGAGATCCTCAGCGAATTCCTATTATATTTGTGGAGCGTGTCATAAATTCCCCTCGGCGAACTTTGAGTGAAAATTCTTACTTTAGAAATTGTGACTTGATAGATTCACTTGGCTTACTTGCTGCACCTCGCACAGAGTCTTTAAAGAAGCTTCCTAGTAGTAGTACTTCACGAAGAAAAGCTCGTGATTTGAAGATCGGTGTCTTTGTGCATGGCTTTCAG GGACATCATCTGGATTTACGACTCATACGTAATCAATGGCTTTTGATAGAGCCCAAGACGGAAATTCTTATGTCAGAGGCAAATGAAGATAAAACATCAGGAGACTTCAGAGAAATGGGACTAAGGCTGGCAGAGGAAGTGATCTCTTTTCTTCAAAGGAAATTGGGCAAATATTCAAGATCTGGTGGTCCAAGGGATATTAAACTTAGCTTTGTTGGGCATTCTATTGGAAATGTCATTATAAGATCAGCATTAGCAG AGAGCATTATGGAACCATTCCGAAGACACCTCTACACATATGTTTCTGTATCTGGTCCACAGTTGGGATATCTTTACAGTTCAAACTCTTTATTTAACTCTGGAATGTGGTTTATGAAGAAGTTCAAGGGAACCCACTGCATTCATCAGCTCACCTTCACGGATGATTCAGATCTCCAAAATACTTTCTTCTACAAACTCTGTGAG CAGAAGACACTAGAGAATTTCAGGAATATAATACTGATTTCTtcaccccag TTTTAG
- the LOC110606340 gene encoding protein FAM135A isoform X1, which yields MWDTVQQIAIYIHRFHNLDLFQQGFYQIKVSMRWENDDYTSLATPSRVVQYEANDLSSGNINGAWRIDDTDNSFFTQPFRIKYARQDICLSVMVLFNLSLSKYKVPSTSAVILKFELMQAPITENIIELLAYLDASSVAVHEFRIPPKALFGLHSYCPIHFDMFHAVLVEASVHVCLLKASHAQASRVPCHPEDVAGESVDRSNQASDPVNLVGMNQIMLVKSLLVARDTLLEELQRLSKAVDRVIDLTDFMSKMNEMNMIDSILKAELGTANGETVAGQGNLQHGLEKENGTLDLQSDRLPYFLPREAVANIFQLLGAQLSYLWNTFLQFHRATNTEILEFLHNVWAKDRRAEWSIWMVYSKVDMPHHYISSGNSDSSHHIDEPVQIAATRAELHRQSIAQMRINTRSIQDMHIFGDPQRIPIIFVERVINSPRRTLSENSYFRNCDLIDSLGLLAAPRTESLKKLPSSSTSRRKARDLKIGVFVHGFQGHHLDLRLIRNQWLLIEPKTEILMSEANEDKTSGDFREMGLRLAEEVISFLQRKLGKYSRSGGPRDIKLSFVGHSIGNVIIRSALAESIMEPFRRHLYTYVSVSGPQLGYLYSSNSLFNSGMWFMKKFKGTHCIHQLTFTDDSDLQNTFFYKLCEQKTLENFRNIILISSPQDGYVPYHSARIELCRAASLDYSKKGRIFLEMLNNCLDQIRAPTSQQRVFMRCDVNFDTSTYGRNLNAFIGRTAHIEFLESDIFARFIMWSFQEFFR from the exons ATGTGGGACACAGTGCAACAAATTGCCATTTACATCCATAGGTTTCACAACCTTGACCTTTTTCAGCAAGG gttcTATCAAATTAAGGTCAGCATGAGATGGGAAAATGATGATTATACTTCTTTGGCAACTCCTTCTAGGGTTGTTCAATATGAAG CTAATGATCTGAGTTCCGGCAACATTAATGGGGCATGGAGAATCGATGATACAGACAATAGTTTCTTTACACAGCCTTTTCGGATTAAATATGCAAGGCAAGATATTTGTTTATCTGTCATGGTCTTGTTCAATCTATCTCTCAGTAAATATAAG GTTCCATCCACATCGGCCgttattttgaaatttgagCTTATGCAGGCTCCCATAACAGAGAATAT AATTGAGTTGCTAGCATATCTGGATGCTTCCTCTGTTGCAGTTCATGAATTTCGAATTCCTCCTAAAGCTCTTTTTGGATTGCATTCATATTGCCCAATCCATTTTGATATGTTTCATGCTGTGTTAGTTGAAGCAAGTGTCCATGTCTGTCTATTAAAAGCTTCTCATGCGCAGGCATCCAG AGTTCCCTGCCACCCTGAAGATGTTGCTGGTGAAAGTGTTGATAGGTCAAATCAA GCATCGGATCCCGTGAATCTTGTAGGCATGAACCAGATCATGCTTGTTAAATCATTGTTAGTTGCGCGTGACACTTTACTTGAAGAGCTGCAAAGACTTAGCAAAGCTGTTGACCGAGTCATTGACTTAACTGATTTCATGTCCAAAATGAATGAGATGAATATGATTGATTCTATCCTGAAGGCAGAGCTGGGCACTGCAAATGGTGAAACAGTTGCGGGGCAAGGCAATCTTCAACATGGTCTTGAG AAAGAAAATGGAACTTTAGATCTCCAAAGTGATAGGCTTCCCTACTTTTTACCAAGGGAAGCTGTGGCGAACATTTTTCAGTTGCTGGGTGCTCAATTATCATACTTGTGGAATACTTTTTTGCAGTTTCACAG GGCAACCAACACAGAGATACTGGAATTTCTCCATAATGTATGGGCTAAGGATCGCAGAGCTGAGTGGTCAATATGGATGGTGTACTCTAAGGTTGACATGCCTCATCATTATATAAGCAGTGGAAATAGCGATTCTTCCCACCATATTGATGAA CCTGTCCAGATTGCTGCTACACGTGCTGAGCTTCATCGACAAAGTATTGCCCAAATGAGG ATTAATACTCGGTCAATTCAAGACATGCATATATTTGGAGATCCTCAGCGAATTCCTATTATATTTGTGGAGCGTGTCATAAATTCCCCTCGGCGAACTTTGAGTGAAAATTCTTACTTTAGAAATTGTGACTTGATAGATTCACTTGGCTTACTTGCTGCACCTCGCACAGAGTCTTTAAAGAAGCTTCCTAGTAGTAGTACTTCACGAAGAAAAGCTCGTGATTTGAAGATCGGTGTCTTTGTGCATGGCTTTCAG GGACATCATCTGGATTTACGACTCATACGTAATCAATGGCTTTTGATAGAGCCCAAGACGGAAATTCTTATGTCAGAGGCAAATGAAGATAAAACATCAGGAGACTTCAGAGAAATGGGACTAAGGCTGGCAGAGGAAGTGATCTCTTTTCTTCAAAGGAAATTGGGCAAATATTCAAGATCTGGTGGTCCAAGGGATATTAAACTTAGCTTTGTTGGGCATTCTATTGGAAATGTCATTATAAGATCAGCATTAGCAG AGAGCATTATGGAACCATTCCGAAGACACCTCTACACATATGTTTCTGTATCTGGTCCACAGTTGGGATATCTTTACAGTTCAAACTCTTTATTTAACTCTGGAATGTGGTTTATGAAGAAGTTCAAGGGAACCCACTGCATTCATCAGCTCACCTTCACGGATGATTCAGATCTCCAAAATACTTTCTTCTACAAACTCTGTGAG CAGAAGACACTAGAGAATTTCAGGAATATAATACTGATTTCTtcaccccag GACGGTTATGTGCCATATCATTCTGCCAGAATCGAATTATGCCGAGCTGCTTCCTTGGATTACTCGAAAAAAGGCAGAATATTCCTGGAGATGCTAAATAATTGTTTGGATCAGATACGAGCCCCAACATCACAGCAACGGGTGTTCATGCGCTGTGATGTCAACTTCGATACCTCCACATATGGCAGGAATTTGAACGCATTCATTGGACGTACTGCTCATATTGAGTTCTTGGAGTCTGATATTTTTGCAAGGTTCATCATGTGGTCTTTCCAAGAATTCTTTCGTTGA
- the LOC110606340 gene encoding protein FAM135B isoform X5 — translation MWDTVQQIAIYIHRFHNLDLFQQGFYQIKVSMRWENDDYTSLATPSRVVQYEANDLSSGNINGAWRIDDTDNSFFTQPFRIKYARQDICLSVMVLFNLSLSKYKVPSTSAVILKFELMQAPITENIIELLAYLDASSVAVHEFRIPPKALFGLHSYCPIHFDMFHAVLVEASVHVCLLKASHAQASRVPCHPEDVAGESVDRSNQASDPVNLVGMNQIMLVKSLLVARDTLLEELQRLSKAVDRVIDLTDFMSKMNEMNMIDSILKAELGTANGETVAGQGNLQHGLEKENGTLDLQSDRLPYFLPREAVANIFQLLGAQLSYLWNTFLQFHRATNTEILEFLHNVWAKDRRAEWSIWMVYSKVDMPHHYISSGNSDSSHHIDEPVQIAATRAELHRQSIAQMRINTRSIQDMHIFGDPQRIPIIFVERVINSPRRTLSENSYFRNCDLIDSLGLLAAPRTESLKKLPSSSTSRRKARDLKIGVFVHGFQGHHLDLRLIRNQWLLIEPKTEILMSEANEDKTSGDFREMGLRLAEEVISFLQRKLGKYSRSGGPRDIKLSFVGHSIGNVIIRSALAESIMEPFRRHLYTYVSVSGPQLGYLYSSNSLFNSGMWFMKKFKGTHCIHQLTFTDDSDLQNTFFYKLCEKTLENFRNIILISSPQF, via the exons ATGTGGGACACAGTGCAACAAATTGCCATTTACATCCATAGGTTTCACAACCTTGACCTTTTTCAGCAAGG gttcTATCAAATTAAGGTCAGCATGAGATGGGAAAATGATGATTATACTTCTTTGGCAACTCCTTCTAGGGTTGTTCAATATGAAG CTAATGATCTGAGTTCCGGCAACATTAATGGGGCATGGAGAATCGATGATACAGACAATAGTTTCTTTACACAGCCTTTTCGGATTAAATATGCAAGGCAAGATATTTGTTTATCTGTCATGGTCTTGTTCAATCTATCTCTCAGTAAATATAAG GTTCCATCCACATCGGCCgttattttgaaatttgagCTTATGCAGGCTCCCATAACAGAGAATAT AATTGAGTTGCTAGCATATCTGGATGCTTCCTCTGTTGCAGTTCATGAATTTCGAATTCCTCCTAAAGCTCTTTTTGGATTGCATTCATATTGCCCAATCCATTTTGATATGTTTCATGCTGTGTTAGTTGAAGCAAGTGTCCATGTCTGTCTATTAAAAGCTTCTCATGCGCAGGCATCCAG AGTTCCCTGCCACCCTGAAGATGTTGCTGGTGAAAGTGTTGATAGGTCAAATCAA GCATCGGATCCCGTGAATCTTGTAGGCATGAACCAGATCATGCTTGTTAAATCATTGTTAGTTGCGCGTGACACTTTACTTGAAGAGCTGCAAAGACTTAGCAAAGCTGTTGACCGAGTCATTGACTTAACTGATTTCATGTCCAAAATGAATGAGATGAATATGATTGATTCTATCCTGAAGGCAGAGCTGGGCACTGCAAATGGTGAAACAGTTGCGGGGCAAGGCAATCTTCAACATGGTCTTGAG AAAGAAAATGGAACTTTAGATCTCCAAAGTGATAGGCTTCCCTACTTTTTACCAAGGGAAGCTGTGGCGAACATTTTTCAGTTGCTGGGTGCTCAATTATCATACTTGTGGAATACTTTTTTGCAGTTTCACAG GGCAACCAACACAGAGATACTGGAATTTCTCCATAATGTATGGGCTAAGGATCGCAGAGCTGAGTGGTCAATATGGATGGTGTACTCTAAGGTTGACATGCCTCATCATTATATAAGCAGTGGAAATAGCGATTCTTCCCACCATATTGATGAA CCTGTCCAGATTGCTGCTACACGTGCTGAGCTTCATCGACAAAGTATTGCCCAAATGAGG ATTAATACTCGGTCAATTCAAGACATGCATATATTTGGAGATCCTCAGCGAATTCCTATTATATTTGTGGAGCGTGTCATAAATTCCCCTCGGCGAACTTTGAGTGAAAATTCTTACTTTAGAAATTGTGACTTGATAGATTCACTTGGCTTACTTGCTGCACCTCGCACAGAGTCTTTAAAGAAGCTTCCTAGTAGTAGTACTTCACGAAGAAAAGCTCGTGATTTGAAGATCGGTGTCTTTGTGCATGGCTTTCAG GGACATCATCTGGATTTACGACTCATACGTAATCAATGGCTTTTGATAGAGCCCAAGACGGAAATTCTTATGTCAGAGGCAAATGAAGATAAAACATCAGGAGACTTCAGAGAAATGGGACTAAGGCTGGCAGAGGAAGTGATCTCTTTTCTTCAAAGGAAATTGGGCAAATATTCAAGATCTGGTGGTCCAAGGGATATTAAACTTAGCTTTGTTGGGCATTCTATTGGAAATGTCATTATAAGATCAGCATTAGCAG AGAGCATTATGGAACCATTCCGAAGACACCTCTACACATATGTTTCTGTATCTGGTCCACAGTTGGGATATCTTTACAGTTCAAACTCTTTATTTAACTCTGGAATGTGGTTTATGAAGAAGTTCAAGGGAACCCACTGCATTCATCAGCTCACCTTCACGGATGATTCAGATCTCCAAAATACTTTCTTCTACAAACTCTGTGAG AAGACACTAGAGAATTTCAGGAATATAATACTGATTTCTtcaccccag TTTTAG
- the LOC110606340 gene encoding protein FAM135A isoform X2, which translates to MWDTVQQIAIYIHRFHNLDLFQQGFYQIKVSMRWENDDYTSLATPSRVVQYEANDLSSGNINGAWRIDDTDNSFFTQPFRIKYARQDICLSVMVLFNLSLSKYKVPSTSAVILKFELMQAPITENIIELLAYLDASSVAVHEFRIPPKALFGLHSYCPIHFDMFHAVLVEASVHVCLLKASHAQASRVPCHPEDVAGESVDRSNQASDPVNLVGMNQIMLVKSLLVARDTLLEELQRLSKAVDRVIDLTDFMSKMNEMNMIDSILKAELGTANGETVAGQGNLQHGLEKENGTLDLQSDRLPYFLPREAVANIFQLLGAQLSYLWNTFLQFHRATNTEILEFLHNVWAKDRRAEWSIWMVYSKVDMPHHYISSGNSDSSHHIDEPVQIAATRAELHRQSIAQMRINTRSIQDMHIFGDPQRIPIIFVERVINSPRRTLSENSYFRNCDLIDSLGLLAAPRTESLKKLPSSSTSRRKARDLKIGVFVHGFQGHHLDLRLIRNQWLLIEPKTEILMSEANEDKTSGDFREMGLRLAEEVISFLQRKLGKYSRSGGPRDIKLSFVGHSIGNVIIRSALAESIMEPFRRHLYTYVSVSGPQLGYLYSSNSLFNSGMWFMKKFKGTHCIHQLTFTDDSDLQNTFFYKLCEKTLENFRNIILISSPQDGYVPYHSARIELCRAASLDYSKKGRIFLEMLNNCLDQIRAPTSQQRVFMRCDVNFDTSTYGRNLNAFIGRTAHIEFLESDIFARFIMWSFQEFFR; encoded by the exons ATGTGGGACACAGTGCAACAAATTGCCATTTACATCCATAGGTTTCACAACCTTGACCTTTTTCAGCAAGG gttcTATCAAATTAAGGTCAGCATGAGATGGGAAAATGATGATTATACTTCTTTGGCAACTCCTTCTAGGGTTGTTCAATATGAAG CTAATGATCTGAGTTCCGGCAACATTAATGGGGCATGGAGAATCGATGATACAGACAATAGTTTCTTTACACAGCCTTTTCGGATTAAATATGCAAGGCAAGATATTTGTTTATCTGTCATGGTCTTGTTCAATCTATCTCTCAGTAAATATAAG GTTCCATCCACATCGGCCgttattttgaaatttgagCTTATGCAGGCTCCCATAACAGAGAATAT AATTGAGTTGCTAGCATATCTGGATGCTTCCTCTGTTGCAGTTCATGAATTTCGAATTCCTCCTAAAGCTCTTTTTGGATTGCATTCATATTGCCCAATCCATTTTGATATGTTTCATGCTGTGTTAGTTGAAGCAAGTGTCCATGTCTGTCTATTAAAAGCTTCTCATGCGCAGGCATCCAG AGTTCCCTGCCACCCTGAAGATGTTGCTGGTGAAAGTGTTGATAGGTCAAATCAA GCATCGGATCCCGTGAATCTTGTAGGCATGAACCAGATCATGCTTGTTAAATCATTGTTAGTTGCGCGTGACACTTTACTTGAAGAGCTGCAAAGACTTAGCAAAGCTGTTGACCGAGTCATTGACTTAACTGATTTCATGTCCAAAATGAATGAGATGAATATGATTGATTCTATCCTGAAGGCAGAGCTGGGCACTGCAAATGGTGAAACAGTTGCGGGGCAAGGCAATCTTCAACATGGTCTTGAG AAAGAAAATGGAACTTTAGATCTCCAAAGTGATAGGCTTCCCTACTTTTTACCAAGGGAAGCTGTGGCGAACATTTTTCAGTTGCTGGGTGCTCAATTATCATACTTGTGGAATACTTTTTTGCAGTTTCACAG GGCAACCAACACAGAGATACTGGAATTTCTCCATAATGTATGGGCTAAGGATCGCAGAGCTGAGTGGTCAATATGGATGGTGTACTCTAAGGTTGACATGCCTCATCATTATATAAGCAGTGGAAATAGCGATTCTTCCCACCATATTGATGAA CCTGTCCAGATTGCTGCTACACGTGCTGAGCTTCATCGACAAAGTATTGCCCAAATGAGG ATTAATACTCGGTCAATTCAAGACATGCATATATTTGGAGATCCTCAGCGAATTCCTATTATATTTGTGGAGCGTGTCATAAATTCCCCTCGGCGAACTTTGAGTGAAAATTCTTACTTTAGAAATTGTGACTTGATAGATTCACTTGGCTTACTTGCTGCACCTCGCACAGAGTCTTTAAAGAAGCTTCCTAGTAGTAGTACTTCACGAAGAAAAGCTCGTGATTTGAAGATCGGTGTCTTTGTGCATGGCTTTCAG GGACATCATCTGGATTTACGACTCATACGTAATCAATGGCTTTTGATAGAGCCCAAGACGGAAATTCTTATGTCAGAGGCAAATGAAGATAAAACATCAGGAGACTTCAGAGAAATGGGACTAAGGCTGGCAGAGGAAGTGATCTCTTTTCTTCAAAGGAAATTGGGCAAATATTCAAGATCTGGTGGTCCAAGGGATATTAAACTTAGCTTTGTTGGGCATTCTATTGGAAATGTCATTATAAGATCAGCATTAGCAG AGAGCATTATGGAACCATTCCGAAGACACCTCTACACATATGTTTCTGTATCTGGTCCACAGTTGGGATATCTTTACAGTTCAAACTCTTTATTTAACTCTGGAATGTGGTTTATGAAGAAGTTCAAGGGAACCCACTGCATTCATCAGCTCACCTTCACGGATGATTCAGATCTCCAAAATACTTTCTTCTACAAACTCTGTGAG AAGACACTAGAGAATTTCAGGAATATAATACTGATTTCTtcaccccag GACGGTTATGTGCCATATCATTCTGCCAGAATCGAATTATGCCGAGCTGCTTCCTTGGATTACTCGAAAAAAGGCAGAATATTCCTGGAGATGCTAAATAATTGTTTGGATCAGATACGAGCCCCAACATCACAGCAACGGGTGTTCATGCGCTGTGATGTCAACTTCGATACCTCCACATATGGCAGGAATTTGAACGCATTCATTGGACGTACTGCTCATATTGAGTTCTTGGAGTCTGATATTTTTGCAAGGTTCATCATGTGGTCTTTCCAAGAATTCTTTCGTTGA
- the LOC110606340 gene encoding uncharacterized protein LOC110606340 isoform X3, giving the protein MMIILLWQLLLGLFNMKVPSTSAVILKFELMQAPITENIIELLAYLDASSVAVHEFRIPPKALFGLHSYCPIHFDMFHAVLVEASVHVCLLKASHAQASRVPCHPEDVAGESVDRSNQASDPVNLVGMNQIMLVKSLLVARDTLLEELQRLSKAVDRVIDLTDFMSKMNEMNMIDSILKAELGTANGETVAGQGNLQHGLEKENGTLDLQSDRLPYFLPREAVANIFQLLGAQLSYLWNTFLQFHRATNTEILEFLHNVWAKDRRAEWSIWMVYSKVDMPHHYISSGNSDSSHHIDEPVQIAATRAELHRQSIAQMRINTRSIQDMHIFGDPQRIPIIFVERVINSPRRTLSENSYFRNCDLIDSLGLLAAPRTESLKKLPSSSTSRRKARDLKIGVFVHGFQGHHLDLRLIRNQWLLIEPKTEILMSEANEDKTSGDFREMGLRLAEEVISFLQRKLGKYSRSGGPRDIKLSFVGHSIGNVIIRSALAESIMEPFRRHLYTYVSVSGPQLGYLYSSNSLFNSGMWFMKKFKGTHCIHQLTFTDDSDLQNTFFYKLCEQKTLENFRNIILISSPQDGYVPYHSARIELCRAASLDYSKKGRIFLEMLNNCLDQIRAPTSQQRVFMRCDVNFDTSTYGRNLNAFIGRTAHIEFLESDIFARFIMWSFQEFFR; this is encoded by the exons ATGATGATTATACTTCTTTGGCAACTCCTTCTAGGGTTGTTCAATATGAAG GTTCCATCCACATCGGCCgttattttgaaatttgagCTTATGCAGGCTCCCATAACAGAGAATAT AATTGAGTTGCTAGCATATCTGGATGCTTCCTCTGTTGCAGTTCATGAATTTCGAATTCCTCCTAAAGCTCTTTTTGGATTGCATTCATATTGCCCAATCCATTTTGATATGTTTCATGCTGTGTTAGTTGAAGCAAGTGTCCATGTCTGTCTATTAAAAGCTTCTCATGCGCAGGCATCCAG AGTTCCCTGCCACCCTGAAGATGTTGCTGGTGAAAGTGTTGATAGGTCAAATCAA GCATCGGATCCCGTGAATCTTGTAGGCATGAACCAGATCATGCTTGTTAAATCATTGTTAGTTGCGCGTGACACTTTACTTGAAGAGCTGCAAAGACTTAGCAAAGCTGTTGACCGAGTCATTGACTTAACTGATTTCATGTCCAAAATGAATGAGATGAATATGATTGATTCTATCCTGAAGGCAGAGCTGGGCACTGCAAATGGTGAAACAGTTGCGGGGCAAGGCAATCTTCAACATGGTCTTGAG AAAGAAAATGGAACTTTAGATCTCCAAAGTGATAGGCTTCCCTACTTTTTACCAAGGGAAGCTGTGGCGAACATTTTTCAGTTGCTGGGTGCTCAATTATCATACTTGTGGAATACTTTTTTGCAGTTTCACAG GGCAACCAACACAGAGATACTGGAATTTCTCCATAATGTATGGGCTAAGGATCGCAGAGCTGAGTGGTCAATATGGATGGTGTACTCTAAGGTTGACATGCCTCATCATTATATAAGCAGTGGAAATAGCGATTCTTCCCACCATATTGATGAA CCTGTCCAGATTGCTGCTACACGTGCTGAGCTTCATCGACAAAGTATTGCCCAAATGAGG ATTAATACTCGGTCAATTCAAGACATGCATATATTTGGAGATCCTCAGCGAATTCCTATTATATTTGTGGAGCGTGTCATAAATTCCCCTCGGCGAACTTTGAGTGAAAATTCTTACTTTAGAAATTGTGACTTGATAGATTCACTTGGCTTACTTGCTGCACCTCGCACAGAGTCTTTAAAGAAGCTTCCTAGTAGTAGTACTTCACGAAGAAAAGCTCGTGATTTGAAGATCGGTGTCTTTGTGCATGGCTTTCAG GGACATCATCTGGATTTACGACTCATACGTAATCAATGGCTTTTGATAGAGCCCAAGACGGAAATTCTTATGTCAGAGGCAAATGAAGATAAAACATCAGGAGACTTCAGAGAAATGGGACTAAGGCTGGCAGAGGAAGTGATCTCTTTTCTTCAAAGGAAATTGGGCAAATATTCAAGATCTGGTGGTCCAAGGGATATTAAACTTAGCTTTGTTGGGCATTCTATTGGAAATGTCATTATAAGATCAGCATTAGCAG AGAGCATTATGGAACCATTCCGAAGACACCTCTACACATATGTTTCTGTATCTGGTCCACAGTTGGGATATCTTTACAGTTCAAACTCTTTATTTAACTCTGGAATGTGGTTTATGAAGAAGTTCAAGGGAACCCACTGCATTCATCAGCTCACCTTCACGGATGATTCAGATCTCCAAAATACTTTCTTCTACAAACTCTGTGAG CAGAAGACACTAGAGAATTTCAGGAATATAATACTGATTTCTtcaccccag GACGGTTATGTGCCATATCATTCTGCCAGAATCGAATTATGCCGAGCTGCTTCCTTGGATTACTCGAAAAAAGGCAGAATATTCCTGGAGATGCTAAATAATTGTTTGGATCAGATACGAGCCCCAACATCACAGCAACGGGTGTTCATGCGCTGTGATGTCAACTTCGATACCTCCACATATGGCAGGAATTTGAACGCATTCATTGGACGTACTGCTCATATTGAGTTCTTGGAGTCTGATATTTTTGCAAGGTTCATCATGTGGTCTTTCCAAGAATTCTTTCGTTGA